The Papaver somniferum cultivar HN1 unplaced genomic scaffold, ASM357369v1 unplaced-scaffold_107, whole genome shotgun sequence genome includes a region encoding these proteins:
- the LOC113327731 gene encoding UNC93-like protein 1 produces MDGAGFYMSGGGVDIAGGGDSGIVGAVVLIFQILVDTRHHSAQFITGKGKNIGAIMTSYPPRDGKGPCTAIFWSIFNIGGTIERRLFQLLMGDIEEAALRLLWAIIYPFSC; encoded by the exons ATGGATGGCGCTGGTTTTTATAtgagtggtggtggtgttgatatTGCTGGTGGCGGTGACTCTGGGATTGTGGGGGCAGTAGTGCttatttttcaaattttagtCGACACTAGACACCATAGTGCACAGTTCATAACCGGAAAAGGAAAAAATATCG GTGCTATTATGACTTCATATCCTCCTCGAGATGGGAAAGGACCTTGTACTGCCATATTCTGGAGTATTTTCAACATAGGTGGTACTATCG AAAGGAGGTTGTTTCAGTTACTGATGGGTGATATAGAAGAGGCAGCACTGAGGTTGCTATGGGCGATCATCTATCCATTCTCGTGTTAA
- the LOC113328001 gene encoding F-box/kelch-repeat protein At3g06240-like has product MAIIPQDIIIDILSMLPIKSISRFRCVCKPWYDLFKNSKFIKIHHHRAIQNNKVSVLLASYTGSGIYYDVYYTIDFDVTSSSHHMITQTDLPRHTYVPNDLLIDSCDGLIGLSTGIDPSWTKLIKMICLWNPLTREYKKISIPTLINNKCWDVCSRYGVCYDWRIDDYKLFRTVVKDDSCSEVWVCRLGSNSWEKIGDMPYDMYPYDFNNTELPLKPLNGIINWMGKNKVIISFDIVEELTKEIKIPSCFLDDELYSFYGMEVGVVGEDLSVNPSSCKGDPTVGDEKLWSYGFLDPDFKPFGWKYDEDSDEDEEDSGEDGLVIYDLINGSLTNLDIPNMPKHFSPTIFVGSLVSLNSGEFVEATQISKVV; this is encoded by the exons aTGGCGATCATTCCCCAAGATATTATCATCGATATACTTTCGATGTTACCAATCAAATCGATCTCTCGGTTCAGGTGTGTTTGCAAACCCTGGTACGATTTGttcaaaaactctaagtttatTAAGATTCACCATCACCGTGCTATTCAAAACAACAAGGTCAGTGTTCTACTTGCTTCGTATACGGGTTCTGGTATATATTATGATGTTTATTATACCATAGATTTTGATGTAACATCCTCATCTCACCATATGATTACTCAAACTGACCTCCCACGCCATACGTATGTACCTAATGATCTACTTATCGATTCATGTGATGGTCTAATCGGCTTATCCACCGGTATTGATCCTAGTTGGACTAAACTGATCAAGATGATCTGCTTGTGGAATCCATTAACTCGAGAATATAAGAAAATATCAATACCAACATTAATTAATAACAAGTGTTGGGACGTCTGTTCGAGATATGGGGTTTGTTATGATTGGAGAATTGATGATTACAAGTTGTTCAGAACAGTAGTCAAAGACGATTCTTGTTCTGAAGTTTGGGTTTGTAGATTAGGTTCAAATTCATGGGAAAAAATTGGAGACATGCCTTATGATATGTATCCTTATGATTTCAATAATACCGAGCTTCCTCTGAAGCCTTTAAATGGGATTATCAATTGGATGGGAAAAAATAAAGTAATAATTTCGTTTGATATAGTTGAAGAGCTAACCAAAGAGATCAAAATACCCAGTTGCTTTCTAGATGATGAATTGTACTCGTTTTATGGTATGGAAGTGGGTGTGGTGGGAGAGGACCTATCAGTTAATCCTTCATCCTGCAAAGGAGATCCAACTGTGGGTGATGAAAAATTATGGAGTTATGGATTCTTGGACCCAGATTTTAAGCCTTTCG GCTGGAAATATGATGAAGATTCAGACGAGGATGAAGAAGATTCAGGCGAAGATGGTTTAGTCATATATGACCTAATTAATGGAAGTCTTACAAATTTGGATATCCCCAACATGCCAAAACATTTTTCTCCGACTATTTTTGTTGGAAGTCTAGTTTCACTCAATTCAGGTGAATTCGTAGAAGCTACACAAATTTCTAAAGTGGTGTGA